The window GTATTTctccttatatatattaaaaaagatacatcacataatatataaaggcTACCCAACAAAGTGATAGCAACTAACTAGTGTCCACCTGAAACTAAACTCTACTACTCCACGATCATAAAAACACTCATTACTAATCCAATACTCTCCCACAATTTCTATAACTTATCCTCTACTAATAAAACAATTATTGAttatactaatttatttattccaagtttagattattagaatataattccaACAATTATTTCTTATATACAGAGTGCaatagatattaaaattatggataattaatgtgtgtgtgtgtatacctCGGTAATGAACAACAATCTGGTATTTATTTCAGTGTTTGGGCTTCTTAATCCCCAGACGAAAAGAGTGGACACAACTCTGATTCAGCTAAACATAGGTTTagtaaagaaaaaaagaagctaAATTTAGGTTGAAAAAGCTCCGTATAAGCCGAACCAGTCCCAAGTCCCAACCCTCTGAACCAGCtgcaatcaaatatatatatatattgaaatgcATTTGCTGATAATAAAGTGAGCATGCACTTATGgcttctccttcttcttcttctccaaaGCCCCACCACATTTTCCAAACCAAAGTGCTGAATGCTCATCATGATGTTCAACAAGTTGATGAAaaagccaaagaagaagagaaagaTTTGCTGGAGCTCCGTTTAGGAAGAGGGGGTCCCTTGAGTCCTAAAAGGTTGCACATgggttcttcttcttcttgctcATCTTTGTGTTTACAACAACCTAAGCAGCAAAATGTAGGGTTAGTAGATCTAAATCATGCATTGCCATGTACAATGCCGCCTGCAGTGCCATCCTCGATGCCATTTCGCGTGAGACCTCAGCCTGGATTGTGGTTTACTCTTCGTTCTTCCCCCACTAGGTTGGTTCAATTTCAGATTTATTGGCTTTGTCTTCTTCGTTTCTTTTATTTAACTTTGTGCTGCTGCATGTATGGATATTAAACACAAATGAAACCGTGAAATGCAGATTGAGTTTAAGCTtgaagattttttttgttttggttaAAACCCGCCTAATTTTCACTGAAATTGTGTTTGTTGAGATCAAATTTCAGTGAAACCAGTCGAGTTTTCGTTTTGTGGCATTAAAATGCACTAATTTGACAAATAAATTAGTTCGGAGCAAATTAGTAAAAACATTATATcttgaaaaaaaacacatatttatatagaGTATTGAAAGTTTTTGAGAAGAAATATTTGCCAAATATTTTGTTAAATGTTTGATTAGTTATgattataattgaaaatttgTTAAGAAGTACATCTGCCAAATATTTCGTTAAATGTATAATCAGTTATGCACAATTATATTAAGTGACTAGTTTTTTTGTAAAACATGCATGCAGTAATTAAGTGTAATTTGATATAGGAGTATTGATTACTGACGAGACTAATTAGTTTAATGAACTGAATGCAGGAAACGAGAGATGTGGCTTCCTCAGATACCGAAAATGTATATCAGAGTCAAGTGAGTGGTGCACGTTAGAAATTAATCATATACACGATCACGTCAAATGTCAcgttatataaatatttttatctgaATTTCTACTTGTTAATGATGGCGCTTCAGTAAAATGAGTGAAAAGATAAGAGCTACCTGACACTCCCTTTCTTCTTTTACTCCCTCTCTTCTTTTACTTCTTTTTATCTctctttttaatttgtttttagacCGCATTGGACCGGACAGATGGTTTATCTTTTGTAATACTCTTTTGTCTGTCATTTTCACCAGGGAGGATGAGAAGGTGACAGTTCTTATGGTGAAGACCTACCTACTTACTAAGCTTGGTCTCTCCAATGAAGCTCAGGTAATGCCTAGCTCTTCCTCAATTTATGATTTGGGTATAAAATGATTACTATGCATCTGTCATTTGCATGCAAGTGTAATGCTGAAATGACAAGGTTCCAGTACATCCACATTTGAAAGTTAATGATTTCCATGCAtgaaatgatgtgtaatttGTTCTCTCAGAAGATGTGAGTGATATACCATACCATTGCACTGGGCACACATGCCATGCACTCTAGTGCTACGCCTATGACCCTTCCATGCACTTTATGCATCCCAAGCTTTAAAGTTCCATTTATTCCATAAATTTAGGGGGAGTTTTGGAGGTGTCTATGTGTTTGGTGTATTAACCGTGTAATCGATTTATCTTGTAGTATATTTAACttgaattttcatattttaattttattaatattgtgtttgtaaaatattaatataattaattaagagttttttttttaatattcaaactgtagaaattatttaattattttgataatttccCAGTATAACATaagaaaataaatcatttatatttaacaattaatatGTTTCACTAAATTAAAAGTCTAACTACTTACTAATTTTTTGTACTTTTTTCTTGTAATTCTTCCCTGTAAAAAAATGTGGGAACAATTTAGGATTAAAATCTATTATTAGTATATTTTcattataaaatcaaatctatgaaattaggtttcaaaaatgaaaataatataattattttagaatatattacaattataaaatattttaaacaaatccaatattatttttataaaactaacGTCCAAAATCTTCTCTGTTCCCTACACAGTACATGTTTATAACTTCTAATAATACAACAAGAATATATGTGTATTGTAAAATTTAAGTTTAATTTTATACATACacatttatcaattttattatataaatattgatttaaacaaagctatataaatatatatatatatatatatatatataatatattataaatatgtataaatatatgtgtattaaCATGAGATAAAATGGTGAGTTTAAATACGAAGTTTATCCTTggagaaaatgaaaaaattgtATACATGTGTTGTTAATTGATATACAAAACGGGTGATTTggatttttctttcaaatactaattaattaattaatcactcatacatattttcaaataaataaaaattaagatttgaattttattattcattGAGATTAGTAAGATATTAGCGTTAGGTTTAGGGTTATCGTATATCTAGCTAGGTTTAGGGTTATTAGGAGGATTTTGTGTCGGGCGGCGCTAGCATGactaatatatttaattctCTTCCTATCACTAAAAAAGTAGcagttattaataatattataaaaataaaatatttttagcaAGGATTCAAGAGTCTCTCACATAAGATATATGAATCATCTAGGTGCTCTAGTGCTTTACTGCTTTAGATGTTATTGTGGTAGATAGTGTAGAGACTAGAAGATTCATAGGGTTTTTAGACGGTTTAGCCACCAAACAGAGAGTTTAATATAATACTTAGCTAGTACATAACTACTAGCTCAAAGTCactttaattttgttaataatatGACTAGGTAGCTATCACGtgttttgtaaatttaatttaaagaagATGAAGTAATT of the Daucus carota subsp. sativus chromosome 4, DH1 v3.0, whole genome shotgun sequence genome contains:
- the LOC108218166 gene encoding E3 ubiquitin protein ligase DRIP2 — protein: MASPSSSSPKPHHIFQTKVLNAHHDVQQVDEKAKEEEKDLLELRLGRGGPLSPKRLHMGSSSSCSSLCLQQPKQQNVGLVDLNHALPCTMPPAVPSSMPFRVRPQPGLWFTLRSSPTRKREMWLPQIPKMYIRVKEDEKVTVLMVKTYLLTKLGLSNEAQIEILCKGQRLTSSERLKHVRDTIWLPGFMESVIKSGLNTTISISNGAPGNHFIMCLEYERKY